One window of Dehalococcoidales bacterium genomic DNA carries:
- a CDS encoding DUF5679 domain-containing protein, protein MQAYCVKCRAKKEMKNPKSVTMKNGRPATQGICPSCGTKMFRIGK, encoded by the coding sequence ATGCAAGCGTACTGCGTTAAATGTCGAGCGAAAAAGGAAATGAAGAATCCCAAGAGCGTTACCATGAAAAATGGAAGACCAGCAACACAAGGGATTTGCCCTAGCTGCGGCACCAAAATGTTCCGAATCGGTAAGTAA